The Sporosarcina luteola genome contains a region encoding:
- a CDS encoding heavy metal translocating P-type ATPase produces MSNHSHHHHKPEKHTASEHNHDQHAHHSNEEHHGHNDHHSHEKHNHGHHDHHAHMVEDFKRRFYISLIVTIPILILSPMIQMFLNVDWRFTGDMYILFALSTFVFLYGGWPFLAGTKDELKNKTPGMMTLISLAITVAYVYSTAAVFGFAENDFFWELATLVDIMLLGHWIEMRSVMGASKALEELAKLMPSEAHLIDEDGVIKEVDVTELKQGDRVLVKPGEKVPVDGKILEGKSTIDESMLTGESVPVEKEAGLEAIGGSINGEGSLVISVTKTGSETYLSQVITLVKEAQESKSRAQDLANRAAKWLFYGALAAGLITFIIWISLGYPVSFAMERMVTVLIIACPHALGLAAPLVVAVSTSIAAKNGLLIRNRAAFEGARNIEAVVFDKTGTLTKGEFGVTNIYTFGDFSEEDVISYAATVEAQSQHPLAKGVTRKADEMGIPLQRVENFQSLTGKGLEGTVDGKQVMVVSPGYVKELNLKFDTVQFDQWSSEGKTVVFTLIDKQLAGMIALADIVRETAIDAINILKEMNVKSIMLTGDNVKVAHYVGGQLGMEEIFAEVLPHEKSAKIEHIQNVERLRTAMTGDGVNDAPALAKADLGIAVGAGTDVAIETADVVLVKSNPLDVVNIIKLSRATYRKMTQNLWWAAGYNIAAIPLAAGVLYPIGIVLSPAVGAILMSLSTIIVAINARLLKL; encoded by the coding sequence GTGTCGAACCACTCACATCATCACCACAAACCGGAAAAACATACTGCATCAGAGCACAATCATGATCAGCATGCCCATCACTCCAACGAAGAACATCACGGGCATAATGATCACCATTCCCATGAAAAACATAATCACGGACATCATGATCACCATGCACATATGGTAGAAGATTTTAAAAGGCGTTTCTATATTTCGCTCATTGTTACGATCCCTATATTAATCTTGTCACCAATGATTCAAATGTTTTTGAACGTGGACTGGCGTTTTACTGGGGATATGTATATCCTGTTTGCACTGTCTACTTTTGTATTTTTATATGGGGGTTGGCCTTTCCTTGCAGGGACTAAGGATGAACTGAAAAATAAAACCCCGGGCATGATGACGCTGATTTCATTAGCCATTACCGTTGCATATGTGTACAGTACAGCTGCAGTATTCGGCTTTGCAGAAAATGATTTCTTCTGGGAACTGGCTACACTTGTAGACATTATGTTACTTGGTCACTGGATTGAAATGCGTTCCGTAATGGGTGCCTCAAAAGCATTGGAAGAGCTAGCCAAGTTGATGCCTTCCGAGGCACATCTCATTGATGAGGATGGAGTTATTAAAGAAGTTGACGTAACGGAGTTGAAACAAGGCGATCGTGTACTTGTTAAACCTGGCGAAAAGGTACCGGTAGATGGAAAAATACTTGAAGGAAAATCGACGATTGACGAGTCGATGCTTACCGGAGAATCGGTTCCAGTTGAAAAAGAAGCTGGATTAGAGGCAATTGGCGGATCAATTAATGGGGAAGGATCCCTTGTTATTTCTGTCACGAAAACAGGTAGCGAAACATACCTTTCACAAGTCATTACCTTAGTAAAGGAAGCCCAAGAATCCAAATCACGCGCCCAAGACCTTGCGAACCGTGCTGCTAAGTGGTTGTTTTACGGTGCACTCGCTGCAGGCCTGATTACATTCATTATTTGGATTTCCCTTGGCTATCCTGTTTCATTCGCAATGGAAAGAATGGTGACCGTACTTATTATTGCTTGTCCACACGCTTTAGGATTGGCAGCTCCATTGGTTGTGGCCGTTTCAACATCCATTGCAGCTAAAAATGGACTTCTCATCCGAAATCGAGCCGCTTTTGAAGGTGCCCGGAATATCGAGGCCGTCGTTTTCGATAAAACCGGTACATTGACGAAAGGTGAGTTCGGTGTAACCAACATCTACACATTTGGGGACTTCAGTGAAGAAGATGTCATTTCCTATGCAGCCACAGTCGAAGCTCAATCTCAACATCCTCTTGCGAAAGGTGTCACTAGGAAAGCAGACGAGATGGGCATCCCTCTTCAACGAGTGGAGAATTTCCAATCACTAACCGGTAAAGGGCTTGAAGGGACAGTAGATGGAAAACAGGTTATGGTCGTCAGTCCTGGTTATGTGAAAGAGTTGAACCTCAAATTTGATACGGTTCAATTCGATCAGTGGTCTTCGGAAGGAAAAACGGTCGTATTCACGCTGATTGATAAACAACTTGCCGGTATGATCGCCCTTGCGGATATCGTCCGTGAGACGGCCATAGATGCCATCAATATACTAAAAGAAATGAACGTCAAATCCATCATGCTTACGGGTGATAATGTAAAAGTAGCCCATTATGTAGGAGGACAACTTGGAATGGAGGAGATCTTCGCTGAAGTCCTTCCACACGAGAAGTCCGCAAAGATCGAGCATATCCAAAACGTTGAGCGACTCCGAACAGCAATGACTGGAGATGGGGTCAACGATGCACCTGCTCTCGCAAAAGCAGATTTAGGTATTGCTGTAGGGGCAGGTACTGATGTAGCCATCGAAACCGCCGATGTCGTTCTTGTTAAAAGTAATCCGCTTGATGTCGTGAATATTATTAAACTATCAAGGGCTACCTATCGTAAAATGACACAAAACTTGTGGTGGGCTGCAGGATATAATATCGCTGCAATCCCATTAGCGGCAGGTGTTCTCTATCCAATCGGCATTGTTCTAAGCCCAGCTGTAGGAGCCATATTAATGTCTTTAAGTACGATCATTGTAGCAATCAATGCAAGACTTCTGAAACTTTAA
- a CDS encoding endonuclease I family protein, with translation MQKVVEGGGVMENNDLIQKELKELECMEECDSDVLVAQLTKNQQLITSSRELYYKEEQDQSWIEHYYCQISFSETTPKRLFQDLCKLVTETHKYQHPYHISKDQYLYTWVDLQPDGQLKNIYSGVQKNPKVVIEEDFNTVQKRFQKYRKLVFKQRYSSKEIGRHVRRVSNEHKFNAEHVVPQSWFKAREPMKGDLHHLFACEPVCNSTRSNFPYYEFDSSAASVRKRSYCGLFDINQFEPEYGKGQVARATLYFLLRYPTEILQHYKKTISLPLLVRWHEQFPVNIYEKHRNKAIFEIQGNRNPFIDFPNLTNEIDLQ, from the coding sequence ATGCAAAAAGTAGTTGAAGGCGGTGGAGTCATGGAGAATAACGACTTGATTCAAAAAGAGCTGAAAGAATTAGAGTGTATGGAGGAATGCGATTCCGATGTCCTTGTGGCCCAATTAACAAAAAATCAACAACTAATTACATCAAGCCGTGAGCTATATTATAAGGAAGAACAGGATCAATCATGGATCGAGCATTATTACTGCCAAATTTCTTTTAGTGAAACTACACCTAAGCGTTTATTCCAGGACCTATGTAAACTTGTAACCGAAACTCACAAATATCAGCACCCTTATCACATAAGTAAAGATCAGTATCTTTACACTTGGGTTGACCTTCAACCAGACGGTCAACTAAAAAACATCTATTCCGGTGTGCAAAAAAATCCTAAAGTAGTCATTGAAGAAGATTTCAATACGGTTCAAAAACGGTTTCAAAAGTACCGAAAACTCGTCTTTAAGCAAAGGTACTCTAGCAAAGAAATCGGCAGGCATGTCAGAAGAGTTTCGAATGAACATAAATTCAATGCTGAACACGTTGTTCCCCAATCTTGGTTTAAAGCGAGGGAACCTATGAAAGGAGATTTACACCATCTCTTTGCATGTGAGCCGGTGTGTAATAGTACACGGTCTAACTTTCCCTATTATGAATTCGATTCATCAGCAGCGTCGGTTAGAAAACGTAGTTACTGCGGCTTATTTGATATCAACCAATTTGAACCAGAGTATGGTAAAGGACAAGTTGCCCGTGCAACCCTTTATTTCTTATTGCGATACCCAACAGAAATCTTACAGCACTATAAAAAAACCATTAGTCTCCCTTTATTGGTCCGGTGGCATGAACAATTCCCGGTAAACATCTACGAAAAGCATAGAAATAAAGCTATTTTTGAGATTCAGGGAAACCGAAATCCGTTTATCGACTTTCCCAATCTGACAAATGAAATAGATTTACAATAA
- the ccsB gene encoding c-type cytochrome biogenesis protein CcsB encodes MQLASLSGNLMFFSFVAYLVATLFFGGAVKGAKTQESYENNRWGKIAIGITIIGFIAHLGYFITRWIASAHAPVSNMFEFITAFAMMVVGAFILLFFLYRTPSLGLFALPLAVVMIGYASMFPRELTPLIPALQTHWLTIHVITAAIGEAILAISAVAGLVFLLKNIDLTKRSKQRFWLESVMFTLILVVGFILSSSTFAIMGYEAKFTYINKNEQTAQIVYNYPPLFGMNEYESLTPDKMTPLAEMPPIVNAKTLTTFVWSVATGIVLYILLRLILRRPIAALFQPFAKKANSEVMDEIGYRSVLIGFPVFTLGALVFAMIWAHEAWSRFWGWDPKEVWALITWLFYAAYLHLRLSRGWEGEKSAWLAVIGFIIIMFNLIAVNLIIAGLHSYA; translated from the coding sequence ATGCAATTAGCATCATTGAGTGGGAATTTAATGTTCTTTTCATTTGTTGCATATCTTGTTGCAACGCTATTCTTCGGCGGAGCGGTAAAAGGTGCAAAAACACAAGAGTCATATGAAAATAATCGTTGGGGAAAAATTGCGATCGGAATTACGATAATTGGATTTATTGCTCATCTAGGTTATTTTATTACACGATGGATTGCTTCTGCTCATGCACCGGTTAGTAATATGTTTGAATTTATTACGGCATTTGCAATGATGGTTGTTGGCGCGTTCATCTTACTATTTTTCCTTTACAGAACACCATCCCTTGGGTTGTTTGCATTACCACTAGCTGTTGTGATGATCGGATATGCAAGTATGTTCCCTCGGGAGCTCACGCCATTAATTCCAGCGTTGCAAACCCATTGGTTGACGATTCATGTTATTACTGCAGCAATTGGTGAGGCTATTCTCGCAATTAGCGCGGTTGCAGGTCTCGTATTTCTATTGAAAAACATTGATCTAACGAAGAGATCAAAGCAACGTTTTTGGTTGGAGTCAGTGATGTTCACTCTTATTCTTGTTGTCGGATTTATATTGTCATCCTCCACATTTGCGATCATGGGGTATGAGGCGAAGTTCACCTATATTAATAAAAATGAACAAACAGCACAAATAGTATATAATTATCCGCCATTATTTGGGATGAATGAGTATGAATCACTTACTCCCGACAAGATGACGCCGCTGGCTGAAATGCCTCCAATCGTTAATGCGAAGACGCTTACGACTTTCGTTTGGTCAGTTGCAACAGGCATAGTCCTTTATATACTGCTAAGACTTATTTTGCGTCGCCCGATTGCAGCATTGTTTCAGCCGTTCGCGAAAAAGGCGAATTCCGAAGTTATGGATGAAATTGGTTACAGGTCAGTCCTGATCGGATTCCCGGTATTTACCCTTGGGGCACTCGTTTTTGCAATGATTTGGGCACATGAAGCATGGTCCAGATTTTGGGGGTGGGATCCGAAAGAAGTATGGGCGCTCATTACGTGGTTATTCTATGCAGCCTACTTACATCTTCGGCTCTCCCGCGGATGGGAAGGTGAGAAATCAGCCTGGCTTGCAGTCATTGGTTTTATCATTATCATGTTTAACTTAATTGCAGTTAACTTGATTATTGCAGGACTGCATTCATACGCATGA
- the resB gene encoding cytochrome c biogenesis protein ResB, translating to MSKIKCHCGHENPFGTVLCEQCGRPQTDEARESKLIDMRYEGSARRSQTYKRSIVDKIWNFFSSVKVGINIIIAVLATSAIGTLFPQKLFVPATTDADILAYYEKHYGFAGTLYYNLGFYDMYNSWWFITLIGMLGTSIIIASVDRVFPLYKSLKKQRTKRHRSFLTKQRIYGEGVVVDSNSSFAKAEEKLKELRYNVKTEEGALLAEKGRFSRWGPYVNHTGLIIFLFAVLLRTLPGFYVDETVWLREGETRALPGAPGYYLKNNDFIIETYSKEEDAAFGQAIDRVGTIVKNFQSDVTLYKDPVGGIPGQSEKMEFVKDYSITVNKPLNFDGFNVYQMDYRLNELKSMTFQLMEKSTSKSFGEFTVDLLNPGRLYELNEGAIVELLDYYPDYDGVEDGEPVTKSPIPNNPAFIFNMVTPAKPEGDKSFVAIRQTLETNVNDYEVKFVSAETRDITGLVVRKDKTLYLLLLGGIIFMIGVAQGSYWNHRRIWIQKGEGNELVLAGHTNKNWFGLKKELDKVRVYADLPQYEDRQETKFDKEGMKGDKL from the coding sequence ATGAGTAAAATAAAATGCCATTGTGGTCATGAAAACCCTTTTGGCACGGTTCTTTGTGAGCAATGCGGACGTCCTCAGACTGATGAGGCGAGGGAAAGTAAACTTATCGATATGCGATATGAAGGATCGGCAAGAAGATCACAAACATATAAACGATCGATTGTTGATAAAATCTGGAACTTCTTTTCTAGTGTTAAGGTAGGAATTAATATCATTATTGCAGTCCTTGCGACATCAGCAATAGGAACGCTATTTCCACAGAAGCTATTTGTTCCGGCAACTACTGATGCAGATATTTTAGCATATTACGAAAAGCACTATGGGTTTGCCGGTACCCTTTATTATAATCTCGGATTTTATGATATGTACAATAGTTGGTGGTTCATCACATTAATCGGAATGCTTGGTACTTCCATCATTATTGCCAGTGTTGACAGGGTTTTTCCACTCTATAAATCATTGAAAAAGCAACGTACGAAACGGCATAGATCCTTTTTGACAAAGCAAAGGATATATGGCGAAGGGGTAGTTGTTGATTCGAATAGCTCATTTGCTAAAGCGGAAGAGAAGCTTAAAGAACTTCGTTACAACGTGAAGACTGAAGAAGGAGCGTTGCTTGCGGAGAAAGGCCGTTTTTCTAGATGGGGTCCTTACGTCAATCATACGGGATTGATCATCTTCCTGTTTGCGGTTCTTTTACGAACTCTTCCTGGTTTTTATGTCGATGAAACGGTTTGGCTTCGAGAAGGAGAGACACGTGCCCTCCCGGGAGCTCCCGGCTATTATTTAAAGAACAATGATTTCATTATAGAGACTTATTCGAAGGAAGAAGATGCAGCTTTCGGTCAGGCTATAGATCGAGTTGGGACTATCGTGAAAAATTTCCAATCAGATGTCACCTTATATAAAGATCCGGTGGGCGGCATTCCAGGTCAGTCAGAGAAGATGGAATTTGTAAAAGACTATTCAATCACCGTTAATAAACCATTAAACTTTGACGGATTCAACGTATACCAAATGGATTACCGTCTCAACGAATTAAAATCGATGACATTCCAATTGATGGAAAAGTCGACGAGCAAGTCATTTGGCGAATTTACGGTTGACCTTCTCAATCCCGGGCGTTTGTATGAATTAAACGAAGGCGCGATTGTCGAGCTGTTAGATTATTATCCAGATTATGATGGTGTTGAAGACGGAGAACCCGTTACTAAATCACCGATTCCGAACAATCCAGCATTCATATTTAATATGGTGACGCCAGCCAAGCCGGAAGGTGATAAAAGTTTTGTCGCTATCAGACAGACGCTTGAAACAAATGTAAATGATTATGAAGTAAAGTTTGTCAGCGCGGAAACACGAGACATTACTGGCCTTGTTGTTCGGAAGGATAAAACGCTCTATCTATTGCTCCTAGGGGGTATTATTTTCATGATTGGAGTTGCACAAGGATCCTACTGGAACCATCGGAGAATATGGATACAAAAAGGTGAAGGGAATGAGCTTGTCCTTGCAGGTCATACGAATAAAAACTGGTTTGGATTAAAAAAGGAGCTTGATAAAGTGAGAGTCTACGCCGACTTGCCGCAGTATGAAGATAGACAAGAAACTAAGTTTGATAAGGAAGGCATGAAAGGGGACAAGTTATAA
- a CDS encoding cytochrome c biogenesis CcdA family protein, with amino-acid sequence MLTDLNLILAFGAGLLNFISPCTLPLYPAFLSYITGMSLDELKSDSKKIRKSGIIHTLLFLLGFSIIFIFLGFSSSFVGTFFIQYQDLLRQIGSIFIIIFGLMIIGLFTPAFLMKEKKLQFKNRPAGYFGTFLIGLAFAAGWTPCTGPITGAVFMLASQNPGSGIWYMLAYVLGFAIPFFLLSIFITRVKWIQKYSRTITKVGGYIMIALGILLFFDGLTFIIAWLSPFFGDFMGF; translated from the coding sequence ATGTTAACTGATCTGAATTTAATTCTAGCATTTGGTGCAGGGCTTCTTAACTTCATATCACCCTGCACATTACCGCTCTACCCAGCGTTCCTTTCTTATATTACTGGCATGTCACTCGATGAATTGAAATCTGATAGTAAGAAGATACGGAAAAGCGGAATCATACACACATTATTGTTTCTATTAGGCTTTTCAATCATCTTCATATTTCTTGGATTTAGCTCCAGTTTCGTAGGGACTTTCTTTATTCAATATCAAGATCTCCTTCGACAAATTGGTTCCATTTTCATTATTATTTTCGGTTTAATGATTATTGGTCTATTTACACCAGCATTCCTAATGAAGGAGAAAAAACTCCAATTTAAAAACCGACCTGCTGGTTATTTTGGCACGTTTCTTATTGGACTTGCGTTTGCAGCGGGATGGACACCGTGTACCGGTCCGATAACAGGGGCTGTCTTCATGCTAGCTTCCCAAAATCCGGGTTCTGGCATCTGGTATATGCTTGCCTATGTTCTTGGATTCGCGATTCCATTTTTCCTACTTTCGATTTTCATTACCCGTGTTAAATGGATTCAAAAATATAGCCGAACAATTACCAAAGTCGGTGGTTATATCATGATTGCACTTGGAATCCTGCTTTTCTTTGATGGATTGACGTTCATTATTGCTTGGCTTAGTCCATTTTTCGGGGATTTCATGGGGTTTTAA
- a CDS encoding urease accessory protein UreH domain-containing protein, with amino-acid sequence MYGFLSKISQIITEPVTGLINAYADFPLMVALLLGVVGAVAPCQLTGNMSAITLYGNRTIQFKTDWLEIFAFIAGKVVVFSAFGLLAWMFGQTFESKMTEYFPLFRKVIGPLIVVTGLVLLGVLKLRVFQRMTIHIPVRMRKGKIGSFLLGASFSLAFCPTMFVLFFVWLMPIVSSTSYGFVLPAVFGIATSFPLILLFLIIWVFETDRRIMRKSVKIGRVIQRLAGLLLVLIGLFDTLTYWGI; translated from the coding sequence ATGTATGGATTTTTGTCGAAAATCAGTCAAATAATCACGGAGCCTGTCACGGGCCTAATTAATGCGTATGCAGATTTCCCACTCATGGTTGCATTACTGTTAGGAGTAGTTGGCGCTGTTGCCCCCTGTCAATTGACAGGGAATATGAGCGCCATCACTCTTTACGGCAATCGGACGATTCAATTCAAGACAGATTGGCTCGAAATTTTTGCTTTCATTGCAGGAAAGGTTGTCGTATTCAGCGCATTTGGCCTTTTGGCATGGATGTTCGGTCAAACATTCGAATCAAAGATGACCGAGTACTTTCCGCTTTTCCGTAAAGTGATAGGCCCTCTCATTGTTGTTACTGGGCTTGTACTATTGGGAGTTTTGAAACTGAGAGTCTTTCAACGGATGACTATACATATACCGGTACGAATGCGAAAAGGGAAGATTGGCTCTTTCCTTCTAGGTGCAAGTTTTTCACTTGCATTTTGCCCGACAATGTTTGTTCTGTTTTTCGTTTGGCTCATGCCAATCGTTTCGTCAACCTCGTATGGGTTTGTACTTCCCGCCGTATTTGGAATCGCAACATCATTCCCCCTTATTCTTCTATTCCTGATTATATGGGTTTTCGAAACAGATCGCCGAATCATGAGGAAAAGCGTGAAAATCGGTCGTGTCATTCAACGGTTAGCGGGATTGCTATTAGTGTTGATCGGTCTATTTGATACGTTGACTTATTGGGGGATTTAA
- a CDS encoding F510_1955 family glycosylhydrolase: MKKIAKYIGIAGIITLLSACNATKDDTFAFEELKNSKIDHLHGLGYINGGPEVVISTHEGLYAYGEDGWKEANSEKHDYMGFQAVREGFFSSGHPEPNSKLKNPLGLVKSTDRGASFEKLAFYGEIDFHYMAVGYESNAIYALNEMPTKDMPAGLHYSLDEGGSWKQASMNGFDSEYISNLAAHPSREEIITIGSKDGLFFSQDFGESFAPLNEVGVVTFVMLTETGGLYASYENDIVKLSSFVSDGKEEVEIPLPDEIEPIVYIAVNPDDQREIVIATFTNDIYRTTDRGVNWETLAKNGELLKLK; encoded by the coding sequence ATGAAAAAAATAGCGAAATATATTGGCATTGCGGGCATCATCACGCTTTTGTCTGCATGTAATGCGACTAAGGATGATACCTTCGCGTTTGAGGAATTGAAAAACAGTAAAATTGATCATCTACATGGTCTAGGTTATATAAATGGAGGTCCTGAAGTGGTCATTTCAACACATGAAGGGCTTTATGCTTATGGTGAAGATGGTTGGAAAGAAGCGAATAGTGAAAAGCATGATTATATGGGTTTCCAAGCAGTACGTGAAGGTTTCTTTTCAAGCGGACATCCGGAACCAAATTCAAAACTTAAAAATCCACTTGGACTTGTGAAAAGTACAGATCGTGGTGCGAGCTTTGAAAAATTGGCATTTTACGGTGAAATCGATTTTCACTATATGGCAGTCGGATATGAGTCAAATGCCATCTATGCATTGAATGAAATGCCGACAAAAGATATGCCGGCGGGTCTTCATTATTCACTCGATGAGGGAGGTTCATGGAAGCAAGCTTCAATGAATGGTTTCGATTCCGAGTATATCTCGAATTTAGCAGCACATCCTTCCCGCGAAGAAATAATTACAATCGGGAGTAAAGATGGATTGTTTTTCTCACAGGACTTTGGTGAAAGCTTTGCCCCTCTAAATGAGGTGGGCGTGGTTACATTTGTGATGTTGACTGAAACAGGAGGATTGTATGCCAGCTACGAGAATGACATTGTGAAGCTCAGCTCGTTTGTATCAGATGGAAAAGAGGAAGTGGAAATTCCGCTTCCAGACGAAATTGAACCAATCGTATATATAGCGGTTAATCCAGATGATCAACGGGAGATTGTAATTGCCACTTTTACTAATGATATTTATAGGACAACAGACAGAGGAGTAAATTGGGAAACCCTTGCTAAAAATGGAGAGTTACTAAAATTAAAGTAG
- a CDS encoding response regulator transcription factor, which yields MQTILLIDDEHRMLDLLELFLEPHGFDCIKADTGKKGLEIVRDEKVDIVLLDVMMPDLDGWEVCKNIRELSTIPVIMLTARTDKADIVKGLEFGADDYITKPFDERELVARVNALLRRTASETDDRSNTVYGDFTLNRDSYSLHYNNLEVQLTLKEFYIIEALITHPKRTFTREQLLRTAWDYNTFTDIRTVDSHIRNLREKLKAAGFPINDFLLTVWGIGYKWN from the coding sequence ATGCAGACGATCTTACTTATAGACGACGAGCATAGAATGCTCGATTTACTTGAATTGTTTTTGGAACCCCATGGTTTCGACTGTATAAAAGCGGATACCGGGAAAAAAGGGTTGGAAATAGTAAGGGATGAAAAGGTCGATATCGTTCTATTGGATGTGATGATGCCCGATTTGGATGGTTGGGAAGTGTGCAAGAATATACGGGAACTATCAACCATTCCGGTTATTATGCTTACAGCGAGGACAGACAAAGCAGATATTGTAAAAGGCCTTGAATTCGGGGCTGATGATTATATCACGAAGCCGTTTGATGAGCGGGAACTTGTGGCAAGAGTGAATGCATTATTACGCCGCACTGCAAGCGAAACTGACGATAGAAGCAATACTGTGTATGGGGATTTCACGTTGAATCGGGATTCTTATTCATTACATTATAATAACTTGGAAGTGCAATTGACCTTAAAGGAATTTTATATAATTGAGGCGTTAATCACTCATCCGAAAAGGACATTTACTAGGGAACAGCTTTTACGTACCGCTTGGGACTATAACACATTCACAGATATTCGAACAGTGGACTCGCATATCCGTAATTTAAGGGAGAAATTAAAAGCTGCGGGATTCCCTATCAATGACTTCTTATTAACGGTGTGGGGAATTGGATATAAGTGGAACTAA